A genomic segment from uncultured Erythrobacter sp. encodes:
- a CDS encoding oligosaccharide flippase family protein, whose translation MKFSRTVIETAVSSTLVIVGTFVSGVLIARLLGPEARGAYGIIILATQIGFGFGTLSFFDALVIGSKKRRNVFRYASVAFWAGLGIVFISTLSGWGVFIALNGVAFPQLGMLALLIAGFMCVESVNRSLYSIELASGNYSNVNRERVIAVLCFSAIVVCLIVLGISSMLLLFLGFIVAKLPVFVLRLYRFWPHIGRRFSRPFFQRTAGTALRLHLPFSLSLCATQIDKIVIAGFFPATDFGFYLVAYSTVSIFFSVPMQIIGLLALPEFSGPDRAMVRMKFERTFRLLLVFSVCAVGVAVPLANLLIPWMFGTAFLPATAFALPVSLLTAAISIRMVLVELLRAFELWKVQAVLELTTIAFSLMAALAAGGSVTYFVYVLWVGFTVSLIACLALLAFHHKVISLSALVPSLSEIANLVRQR comes from the coding sequence ATGAAGTTCAGCAGAACAGTCATTGAGACCGCGGTCAGCTCTACTCTCGTCATCGTTGGGACTTTCGTTTCGGGTGTGTTGATTGCGCGCCTCTTGGGCCCAGAGGCAAGGGGCGCATATGGGATCATCATCTTGGCAACGCAGATCGGCTTTGGCTTCGGCACGCTGTCGTTCTTTGATGCTCTTGTAATCGGCAGCAAGAAACGCCGAAACGTCTTTCGTTATGCCAGCGTCGCCTTTTGGGCCGGGCTGGGAATTGTGTTCATTTCCACGCTGAGCGGTTGGGGTGTCTTCATTGCGCTCAACGGGGTAGCGTTCCCCCAACTGGGCATGCTTGCGCTGCTCATCGCGGGTTTCATGTGCGTAGAGAGCGTGAATAGGTCGCTTTATTCAATCGAGTTGGCCTCGGGAAATTACTCTAATGTAAACCGCGAGCGCGTGATTGCGGTCTTATGCTTCAGCGCGATTGTAGTCTGCCTGATTGTGTTGGGTATAAGCTCAATGCTTCTGCTCTTTCTCGGATTCATTGTTGCAAAGTTGCCCGTCTTTGTGCTGCGCTTATACCGGTTTTGGCCCCATATCGGGCGGCGGTTCTCGCGGCCGTTCTTTCAACGGACCGCTGGGACGGCCCTTCGCTTGCATCTGCCGTTCAGCTTGTCGCTTTGCGCCACCCAGATCGACAAGATCGTGATTGCGGGTTTCTTTCCCGCCACTGATTTCGGCTTCTATCTTGTGGCATATTCGACTGTGAGCATCTTTTTTTCGGTGCCGATGCAGATCATTGGCCTCCTCGCGCTCCCAGAGTTTTCAGGACCGGATCGCGCCATGGTGCGCATGAAATTCGAGCGAACCTTTCGCCTGTTGCTTGTTTTTTCTGTGTGCGCCGTCGGCGTGGCGGTGCCCCTTGCCAACCTGCTTATTCCTTGGATGTTTGGGACCGCCTTCCTGCCAGCCACCGCTTTCGCGCTTCCTGTATCTCTGCTAACCGCTGCAATCAGTATCCGCATGGTCCTTGTTGAGCTACTGCGTGCGTTTGAACTTTGGAAAGTCCAAGCGGTATTAGAGCTGACCACAATTGCCTTCAGCCTAATGGCAGCGCTGGCGGCGGGCGGCTCCGTGACATACTTCGTCTATGTCCTTTGGGTGGGATTCACGGTATCGCTTATCGCATGTCTGGCGCTGTTGGCATTCCATCACAAGGTCATCTCCTTATCGGCCTTGGTTCCAAGTCTTTCAGAAATCGCCAACTTAGTAAGGCAGAGATAA
- a CDS encoding glycosyltransferase translates to MKLAILFDNFGPYHMARLNALANYCTLVGIEFHSKSAEYSWKTTERASFEHRTLLNAGHVPPGTLSEAVHAALTDVAPDVVFIPGWNHIGALAALVWCRNMGRPAVIMSDSQERDTPRTWLKEHIKARVLRHASACFVAGRRHRDYAQTLGVPVEYIRTGYDVIDNDYFKCEAEVLRRSPSLSPLRAGYFLASARLIPRKNIGKLIEGYGRYREQTLQRKVEPKDLVILGDGPERANLEAQINDCGLSEVVHFKGFLQYPDLPRYYAYATAFIHVPLSEQWGLVVNEALACGLPVIVSSACGCAPDLVFDEQNGFVVQGEDTERMAECLIKIDQCSASELDDMRDASFRSIERFSVQSFSDNAIAIASLAISATRRRATWFDDLVLLFMYAMRKR, encoded by the coding sequence ATGAAACTCGCAATTTTATTCGATAACTTCGGCCCTTACCATATGGCAAGGCTGAATGCCCTTGCAAATTATTGCACATTAGTCGGCATAGAGTTTCATTCGAAGAGTGCTGAGTATTCGTGGAAAACAACTGAGCGAGCCTCGTTTGAGCACCGGACGCTACTGAACGCCGGCCATGTACCGCCTGGCACTTTAAGCGAGGCGGTACATGCTGCTTTGACCGACGTTGCCCCCGATGTTGTTTTTATTCCTGGTTGGAACCACATCGGGGCTCTGGCAGCATTGGTATGGTGCCGGAATATGGGGCGACCCGCGGTTATAATGTCGGATTCGCAAGAACGAGACACCCCTAGAACGTGGCTAAAGGAGCATATAAAGGCACGGGTCTTGCGTCACGCATCTGCATGTTTTGTGGCAGGGCGACGGCACCGTGATTATGCTCAAACGCTGGGTGTACCTGTTGAATACATCAGAACAGGATACGACGTGATCGACAATGACTATTTCAAATGCGAAGCCGAAGTCTTGCGAAGGTCACCGTCCCTAAGCCCATTACGCGCCGGCTACTTCCTCGCCAGCGCCCGCCTGATCCCCAGAAAGAACATCGGCAAATTGATCGAAGGCTACGGTCGATACCGTGAACAAACATTGCAGAGAAAAGTGGAACCTAAGGACCTAGTGATCCTCGGGGATGGCCCAGAACGTGCAAATCTTGAGGCGCAGATAAACGATTGTGGTCTTTCAGAGGTGGTTCATTTTAAAGGTTTTCTGCAATACCCAGACCTGCCCAGGTACTACGCATATGCGACGGCCTTCATCCACGTTCCTCTGTCAGAGCAATGGGGCTTAGTTGTCAACGAAGCTCTCGCCTGTGGGCTGCCCGTAATCGTGTCTTCGGCCTGTGGATGCGCTCCGGATCTGGTGTTTGACGAGCAAAACGGCTTCGTAGTGCAGGGAGAAGACACAGAGAGGATGGCTGAATGCTTGATCAAAATTGACCAGTGTTCTGCGAGCGAATTAGACGACATGCGAGACGCCTCATTTCGATCTATTGAAAGATTTTCCGTTCAATCTTTCTCAGATAATGCGATTGCAATCGCAAGCTTGGCTATAAGCGCAACGAGACGGCGCGCCACCTGGTTCGACGACCTAGTACTTTTATTTATGTACGCCATGCGGAAGCGATGA